The following nucleotide sequence is from Nothobranchius furzeri strain GRZ-AD chromosome 6, NfurGRZ-RIMD1, whole genome shotgun sequence.
ataaatgtatatgtatatgtgtgtgagtatgtataaatgtatgtgtgtgtgtgaatatgtataaatgtatatgtatatgtgtgtgagtatgtataaatgtatgtgtgtgtgtgaatatgtataaatgtatatgtgtgtgtgtgtgtgtgaatatgtatatgtgtgtgtgagtatgtataaatgtatgtgtgtgtgtgaatatgtatatgtgtgtgtgagtatgtataaatgtatatgtgtgtgtgtgtgaatatgtataaatgtatgtgtgtgtgaatatgtatatgtgtgtgtgagtatgtataaatgtatgtgtgtgtgtgaatatgtataaatatatatgtgtgtgtgtgtgaatatgtatatgtgtgtgtgagtatgtataaatgtatgtgtgtgtgtgaatatgtataaatgtatatgtgtgtgtgtgtgtgtgtgaatatgtatatgtgtgtgtgagtatgtataaatgtatgtgtgtgtgtgaatatgtataaatgtatatgtgtgtgtgtgtgtgaatatgtatatgtgtgtgtgagtgtgaatatgtatatgtgtgtgtgagtatgtataaatgtatgtgtgtgtgtgaatatgtataaatgtatatgtgtgtgtgaatatgtataaatgtatatgtgtgtgtgaatatgtatatgtgtgtgtgtgagtatgtataaatgtatatgtgtgtgtgtgtgtgtgaatatgtataaatgtatgtgtgtgtgaatatgtataggtgtgtgtgagtatgtataaatgtatgtgtgtgtgtgaatatgtataaatgtatatgtgtgtgtgaatatgtatatgtgtgtgtgtgagtatgtataaatgtatgtgtgtgtgtgtgaatatgtataaatgtatatatatatatatatatatatatatatatatatatatatatatatgtgtgtgtgtgtgtgtgtgtgtgtgtgtgtgtgtgtgtgtgtgtgtgtctgaatatgtataaatgtatatgtgtgtgtgtgtgcgtgtgaatatgtatacatgtatgtgtgtgtgtgtgtgtatatatgtatgtttgtgtgtgtgtgtcgatgtAGAACATCAATAAAGGCTGTTAaaggaaactgtgtgtgtgtgtgtgtgtgtgtgtgtgtgtgtgtgtgtgtgtgtgtgtgaatatgtataaatgtatatatatatgtgtgtgtgtgaatatgtataaacgtatatgtgtgtgtgtgaatatgtatatatgtgtgtgtgtgtgtgtgtgtgtgtgtgtgaatatgtatatatgtgtgtgtgtgtgtgtgtgaatatgtatatatgtatgtgtgtgtgtgtgtgtgtatatatgtatatgtgtgtgtgaatatgtataaatgtatatatatatgtgtgtgtgtgtgtgtgaatatgtataaatgtatatatatatgtgtgtgtgtgtgtgtgaatatgtataaatgtatatatatgtatgtgtgtgtgtgtgaatatgtataaatgtatatatatatatgtgtgtgtgtgtgtgaatatgtataaatgtatatgtgtgtgtgtgaatatgtataaatgtatatgtgtgtgtgtgtgtgaatatgtataaatgtatatgtgtgtgtgtgtgaatatgtataaatgtatatgtgtgtgtgtgtgaatatgtataaatgtatatgtgtgtgtgaatatgtatatgtgtgtgtgagtatgtataaatgtatgtgtgtgtgtgaatatgtataaatgtatatgtgtgtgtgtgaatatgtataaatgtatgtgtgtgtgaatatgtatatgtgtgtgtgagtatgtataaatgtatgtgtgtgtgtgaatatgtataaatgtatatgtgtgtgtgtgtgtgaatatgtatatgtgtgtgtgagtatgtataaatgtatgtgtgtgtgtgaatatgtataaatgtatatgtgtgtgtgtgtgtgtgtgtgaatatgtataaatgtatgtgtgtgtgagtatgtataaatgtatgtgtgtgaatatgtataaatgtatatgtgtgtgtgtgtgaatatgtataaatgtatatgtgtgtgtgtgtgtgaatatgtataaatgtatatgtgtgtgtgaatatgtatatgtgtgtgtgagtatgtataaatgtatgtgtgtgtgtgaatatgtataaatgtatatgtgtgtgtgtgtgaatatgtataaatgtatgtgtgtgtgaatatgtatatgtgtgtgtgagtatgtataaatgtatgtgtgtgtgtgaatatgtataaatgtatatgtgtgtgtgtgtgaatatgtatatgtgtgtgtgtgtgagtatgtataaatgtatgtgtgtgtgtgtgaatatgtataaatgtatatatatatatatatatatatatatgtgtgtgtgtgtgtgtgtgtgtctgaatatgtataaatgtatatatatatatatatatatatatatatatatatatatatatatatacatatatatatatgtgtgtgtgtgtgtgtatgaatatgtataaatgtatatgtgtgtgtgtgtgtgaatatgtataaatgtatatatgtgtgtgtgtgtgtgtgtgtgaatatgtatatgtgtgtgtctgagtatgtataaatgtatgtgtatgtgtgtgaatatgtataaatgtatctatgtgtgtgtgtgaatatgtatgaatatatatatatgtgtgtgtgtgtgtgtgtgtgtgtgaatatgtatatatgtatgtgtgtgtgtgaatatgtataaatgtatatgtgtgtgtgaatatgtataaatgtatatgtgtgtgtgaatatgtatatgtgtgtgtgtgagtatgtataaatgtatgtgtgtgtgtgtgaatatgtataaatgattatatgtgtgtgtgtgagtatgtataaatgtatatgtgtgtgtgagtatgtataaatgtatatgtgtgtgtgagtatgtataaatgtatgtgtgtgtgtatatgtataaatgtatatgtgtgtgtgaatatttataaatatatatgtgtgtgaatatgtatatgtgtgtgtgaatatgtataaatgtatgtgtgtgtgtatatgtataaatgtatatgtgtgtgtgaatatttataaatgtatatgtgtgtgaatatgtatatgtgtgtgtgaatatgtgtgtgtgagtatgtataaatgtatatgtgtgtgtgtgtgaatatgtataaatgcatatatgtgtgtgtgtgaatatgtataaatgtatgtgtgtgtgtgaatatgtataaatgtatatatgtgtgtgtgtgtgaatatgtataaatgtatatgtgtgtgtgaatatgtatatgtgtgtgagtatgtataaatgtatgtgtgtgtgtgaatatgtataaatgtatatatgtgtgtgtgtgtgaatatgtataaatgcatatatgtgtgtgtgagtatgtataaatgtatatgtgtgtgtgtgtgagtatgtataaatgtaaatgtgtgtatgtgtgaatatgtataaatgcatatatgtgtgtgtgaatatgtacaaatgtatgtgtgtgtgtgtgaatatgtataaatgtatatatatgtgtgtgtgtgaatatgtataaatgtatatgtgtgtgtgaatatgtatatgtgtgtgagtatgtataaatgtatgtgtgtgtgtgtgaatatgtataaatgtatatgtgtgtgtgtgtgtgtgaatatgtataaatgcatatatgtgtgtgtgagtatgtataaatgtatgtgtgtgtgtgaatatgtataaatgtatatgtgtgtgtgtgaatatgtataaatgcatatatgtgtgtgtgtgtgtgtgtgaatatgtataaatgcatatatgtgtgtgtgagtatgtataaatgtatgtgtgtgtgtgaatatgtataaatgtatatgtgtgtgtgtgtgtgaatatgtataaatgtatatgtgtgtgtgtgtgtgaatatgtataaatgtatatgtgtgtgtgtgtgaatatgtgtaaatgcatatatgtgtgtgtgtgtgtgaatatgtataaatgtatatgtgtgtaatatgtatatgtgtgtgtgtgagtatgtataaatgtatgtgtgtgtgtgaatatgtataaatgtatatgtgtgtgtgaatatgtatgtatgtgtgtgtgtgtgagtatgtataaatgtatgtgtgtgtgtgtgtgtgaatatgtatgaatgtatatttgtgtgtgtgtgaatatgtataaatgtatatgtgtgtgtgtgtatgtgagcatgtataaatgtgtgtgtgtgtgtgaatatgtgtatatgtgtgtgtgtgtgtgtgtgtgtgaatatgtataaatgtatatgtgtgtgtgtgtgtgtgtgtatatgtataaatgtaaatgtgtgtgtgtgaatatgtaaatatatatgtgtgtgtgttagtatgaatatgtataaatgtaaatgtgtgtgtgtatgtgaatatgtataaatgtaaatgtgtgtgtatctgaatatgtatatgtgtgtgtgtgtgtatgtgaatatgtataaatgtaaatgtgtgtgtgtgtgtgtgtatctgaatatgtatatgtgtgtgtgtgtatgaataccggtatgtataaatgtaaatgtgtgtgtgtgtatatgtatgtgtgtgtgaatatgaaagtgtgtgtgtgtgaatatgtatgtgtgtgtgaatatatatgtgtgtgtgtgtgcatatgtgtgtgaatatgtatgtgtgtgtatatgtgtgtgaatatgtatgtgtgtgtgtgaatatgtatgtgtgtgtgaatatgtatatgtgtgtgaatatatatgtatatatgtgtgtgtgtgtatatatgtgtgtgtgaatatgtatgtgtgtgtgaatatgtttaaatgtatgtgtgtgtgtgtataaatgtatatgtgtgtgtgtgaatctgtatgtatatatatgtgtgtgtgtgtgtgtataaatgtatatgtgtgtgtgaatctgtatgtatatatgtgtgtgtgtgtgtgtatgtgtgtgtgaatatgtatatatgtgtgtgtgtgtgaatatatatgtgtgtgtgtgtgaatatgtatgtgtgtgtgtgtttatgtatatatatgtgtgtgtgtgtgtgaatatgtataaatgtatgtgtgtataaatgtatgtgtgtgtgtgtgaatatgtatatgtgtgtgtgagtatgtataaatgtatgtgtgtgtgtgaatatgtataaatgtatatgtgtgtgtgtgaatatgtataaatgtatgtgtgtgtgaatatgtatatgtgtgtgtgagtatgtataaatgtatgtgtgtgtgtgaatatgtataaatgtatatgtgtgtgtgtgtgtgaatatgtatatgtgtgtgtgagtatgtataaatgtatgtgtgtgtgtgaatatgtataaatgtatatgtgtgtgtgtgtgtgtgtgtgtgaatatgtataaatgtatgtgtgtgtgagtatgtataaatgtatgtgtgtgaatatgtataaatgtatatgtgtgtgtgtgtgaatatgtataaatgtatatgtgtgtgtgtgtgtgaatatgtataaatgtatatgtgtgtgtgaatatgtatatgtgtgtgtgagtatgtataaatgtatgtgtgtgtgtgaatatgtataaatgtatatgtgtgtgtgtgtgaatatgtataaatgtatgtgtgtgtgaatatgtatatgtgtgtgtgagtatgtataaatgtatgtgtgtgtgtgaatatgtataaatgtatatgtgtgtgtgtgtgaatatgtatatgtgtgtgtgtgagtatgtataaatgtatgtgtgtgtgtgtgaatatgtataaatgtatatatatatatatatatatatatatatatatgtgtgtgtgtgtgtgtgtgtgtctgaatatgtataaatgtatatatatatatatatatatatatatatatatatatatatatatatatatatatacatatatatatatgtgtgtgtgtgtgtgtatgaatatgtataaatgtatatgtgtgtgtgtgtgaatatgtataaatgtatatatgtgtgtgtgtgtgtgtgaatatgtatatgtgtgtgtctgagtatgtataaatgtatgtgtatgtgtgtgaatatgtataaatgtatctatgtgtgtgtgtgaatatgtataaatatatatatatgtgtgtgtgtgtgtgtgtgtgaatatgtatatatgtatgtgtgtgtgtgaatatgtacaaatgtatatgtgtgtgtgaatatgtataaatgtatatgtgtgtgtgaatatgtatatgtgtgtgtgtgagtatgtataaatgtatgtgtgtgtgtgtgaatatgtataaatgattatatgtgtgtgtgtgagtatgtataaatgtatatgtgtgtgtgagtatgtataaatgtatatgtgtgtgtgagtatgtataaatgtatgtgtgtgtgtatatgtataaatgtatatgtgtgtgtgaatatttataaatatatatgtgtgtgaatatgtatatgtgtgtgtgaatatgtataaatgtatgtgtgtgtgtatatgtataaatgtatatgtgtgtgtgaatatttataaatgtatatgtgtgtgaatatgtatatgtgtgtgtgaatatgtgtgtgtgagtatgtataaatgtatatgtgtgtgtgtgtgaatatgtataaatgcatatatgtgtgtgtgtgaatatgtataaatgtatgtgtgtgtgtgaatatgtataaatgtatatatgtgtgtgtgtgtgaatatgtataaatgtatatgtgtgtgtgaatatgtatatgtgtgtgagtatgtataaatgtatgtgtgtgtgtgaatatgtataaatgtatatatgtgtgtgtgtgtgaatatgtataaatgcatatatgtgtgtgtgagtatgtataaatgtatatgtgtgtgtgtgtgagtatgtataaatgtaaatgtgtgtatgtgtgaatatgtataaatgcatatatgtgtgtgtgtgaatatgtacaaatgtatgtgtgtgtgtgtgaatatgtataaatgtatatatatgtgtgtgtgtgaatgtgtataaatgtatatgtgtgtgtgaatatgtatatgtgtgtgagtatgtataaatgtatgtgtgtgtgtgtgaatatgtataaatgtatgtgtgtgtgtgtgtgtgtgtgtgtgaatatgtataaatgcatatatgtgtgtgtgagtatgtataaatgtatgtgtgtgtgtgaatatgtataaatgtatatgtgtgtgtgtgaatatgtataaatgcatatatgtgtgtgtgtgtgtgtgtgaatatgtataaatgcatatatgtgtgtgtgagtatgtataaatgtatgtgtgtgtgtgaatatgtataaatgtatatgtgtgtgtgtgtgtgaatatgtataaatgtatatgtgtgtgtgtgtgtgaatatgtataaatgtatatgtgtgtgtgtgtgaatatgtgtaaatgcatatatgtgtgtgtgtgtgtgtgtgtgaatatgtataaatgtatatgtgtgtaatatgtatatgtgtgtgtgtgagtatgtataaatgtatgtgtgtgtgtgaatatgtataaatgtatatgtgtgtgtgaatatgtatgtatgtgtgtgtgtgtgagtatgtataaatgtatgtgtgtgtgtgtgtgtgaatatgtataaatgtatatttgtgtgtgtgtgaatatgtataaatgtatatgtgtgtgtgtgtatgtgagcatgtataaatgtgtgtgtgtgtgtgtgaatatgtgtatatgtgtgtgtgtgtgtgtgtgtgtgaatatgtataaatgtatatgtgtgtgtgtgtgtgtgtgtatatgtataaatgtaaatgtgtgtgtgtgaatatgtaaatatatatgtgtgtgtgtttgtatgaatatgtataaatgtaaatgtgtgtgtgtatgtgaatatgtataaatgtaaatgtgtgtgtatctgaatatgtatatgtgtgtgtgtgtatgtgaatatgtataaatgtaaatgtgtgtgtgtgtgtgtgtatctgaatatgtatatgtgtgtgtgtgtatgaataccggtatgtataaatgtaaatgtgtgtgtatatgtatgtgtgtgtgaatatgaaagtgtgtgtgtgtgaatatgtatgtgtgtgtgaatatatatgtgtgtgtgtgtgcatatgtgtgtgaatatgtatgtgtgtgtatatgtgtgtgaatatgtatgtgtgtgtgtgaatatgtatgtgtgtgtgaatatgtatatgtgtgtgaatatatatgtatatatgtgtgtgtgtgtatatatgtgtgtgaatatgtatgtgtgtgaatatgtttaaatgtatgtgtgtgtgtgtataaatgtatatgtgtgtgtgtgaatctgtatgtatatatatgtgtgtgtgtgtgtgtataaatgtatatgtgtgtgtgaatctgtatgtatatatgtgtgtgtgtgtgtatatgtgtgtgtgaatatgtatatatgtgtgtgtgtgtgaatatatatgtgtgtgtgtgtgaatatgtatgtgtgtgtgtgtttatgtatatatatgtgtgtgtgtgtgtgaatatgtataaatgtatgtgtttgtatataaatgtatgtgtgtgtgtgtgtgtgtgtgaatatgtatgtgtgtgtgtgtatatgtatatatgcaagtgtgtgtatatgtgtgtgtgtgtatatgtatatatgcaagtgtgtgtgtgtgtgtgaatatgtataaatgtatatgtgtgtgtgtgtgtgtaaatgtatatatgtgtgtgtgaatatgtataaatgtatgtgtgtgtgtgtgtgtgtgtgtgtgtgagtgtataaatgttgatgtgtgtgtgtgaatctgtatgtatatatgtgtgtgtgtttatgtatacatatgtttgtgaatatgtataaatgtatatgtgtttgtgtgtgaactgaatatgtatgtatatatgtgtgtgtgtgtatatgtatgtgtgtgtgtatatgtatatatgcgtgtgtgtgtgtaaatgtatatatgtgtgtgtgtgtgtgaatatgtataaatgtatatgtgtttgtgtgtgaactgaatatgtatgtatatatgtgtgtgtgtgtatatgtatgtgtgtgtgtatatgtatatatgcgtgtgtgtgtgtaaatgtatatatgtgtgtgtgtgtgtgaatatgtataaatgtatatgtgtgtgtgtgtaaatgtatatatgcaagtgtgtgtgtgaatatgtataaatgtatatgtgtgtgtgtgtgtaaatgtatatATGCAAGTGTGTGTAtgaatatgtatgtgtgtgtgtgtatatgtatatatgcaagtgtgtgtgtgtgtgtgtgaatatgtataaatgtatatgtgtgtgtgtgtgtgtgtgtaaatgtatatatgtgtgtgtgaatatgtataaatgtatgtgtgtgtgtgtgtgtgtgtgagtgtataaatgttgatgtgtgtgtgtgaatctgtatgtatatatgtgtgtgtgtttatgtatacatatgtttgtgaatatgtataaatgtatgtgtttgtgtgtgaactgaatatgtatgtatgtatatatgtgtgtgtgtgtatatgtatgtgtgtgtgtgtatatgtatatatgcatgtgtgtgtgtaaatgtatatatgtgtgtgtgtgtgtgaatatgtataaatgtatatgtgtttgtgtgtgaactgaatatgtatgtatatatgtgtgtgtgtgtatatgtatgtgtgtgtgtatatgtatatatgcgtgtgtgtgtgcaaatgtatatatgtgtgtgtgtgtgtgaatatgtataaatgtatatgtgtgtgtgtgtaaatgtatatatgcaagtgtgtgtgtgaatatgtataaatgtatatgtgtgtgtgtgtgaatatgtataaatgtatatgtgtgtgtgtgtaaatgtatatatgcaagtgtgtgtgtgaatatgtataaatatatatgtgtgtgtgtgtgtaaatgtatatatgcaagtgtgtgtgtgaatatgtataaatgtatatgtgtaagtgtgtgtgtgaatatgtataaatgtatgtgtgtgtagggTTTCTCTGAGGATCAGAACCTTTCCAGGAACCCTGATGTTCTCATGGACTGAGAGCCGGAACATAAATGAAACACGGCTTCAGTTAGATGAAACTTTCATTTATTTAGGATTTTTCTTCtatttcaggtttgttttttgtttacgTTCAGTCTCCTCTCAGACACAAACACGTTAGAGTTTATGACCCGGATCTTAGTGCTTTGCGACCCAGAGGGACCCCGACCCGGACGTTGGGAACCGTTAGTGTAGCTGAACATTTTCCCTTTTTACCAGTTGACCCGTTTTACAGCAGAACTCATGTCCTCCTAACCCTTCAGTGGTCCACGACACACCTGCTGGTTCTTCCCCATCAGAGGGTGACCCGCTTCATGCTCCCGGTTGGATCAGAACACAGACTGGACCGAACCAGTTTAGACTGAACCGAGAACAAGGAAGAGCTCAGAAACATCTTCATGAACCCAAAAACCAAGCGATTAGAGCCGGACGCTGGTGAAGTGTCCGGTTTGTTTCTGGTGCAGCTCAGAGGCtccagatccagatccagatccagatccagaaccagatccagatccagacagacacacacacacacgcacacgcacacacgcacacgcacacacataaattGATTACAGATTTATGATTACAGAAACACGCTGGGTAAACACCCGATGCTTCCGAACCGACGTCCAGCTCCACCCTCAGGAGAAGAAGAGCTGCTCACACAGCTGCTGGGTCTCCTCGGGACAGGACACCTCGTGTCCTATGGTCCGAGGGTCGCAGAAGATCTCGTAGTCGTTTCCTCCCTGGGAAACAGGGAGAAACTTTAGGAGGTGAAACTTTTGTCTTCAACATCCTCAGTGGTCTTCATCTCCTCTCCTATCCAACGTTTTGCTCCAGCTGACGTTCATCATAAATATTTAAAAAGCCAAAGGGATCTATCCTCTGATTGGTCGGTCCGTTTTCTGACTGAATCGTGTTCTGACTCGTTTTGACAGACTCACCGGTTTAGTTTTGTCTCCAAAGAAGTGGATGTTGGAGTATTTGTCCTCCTCCACGATGCCCAGACAGTACCTCTTGTCCCAGCCGTCAGGGAACACGTCAAAGCTGATCTGACCTCCTGCAGAGGAACACAGAGCTGGAAGCTGCAGCAGATGTTCCCACAACAGTTTCATCTCCAACTATCTGCTGTGACCTGGACTCCTCCCACTGGGACCAGAACCTCCAGAtgcttctgggtttaaaaatgttgGAATCTCACTGATATTTATGTAACGTGTGAATTTTAATGGCCTCATCTTTCGTGTAGCTGCAGGCTCTGATGCGTTCAGAGGAGAAATGTTTGAAAAGAGTCGGACTCACCGATGGAAAACGACAACCCTTTTCCTTTGAACTCTTCCTTCAACACAGAAACAAACTTCTCCCTGATTTTCTCTTTctggaaaataataaaaaataaaacctttAAGGTCCTGGAGCTGAACTGTAGTTCTATCCTTGAGTCCAGGTGAAGAAGCACCTGCAGCTCTAAATGATGCGTTCACTGACCATCCAGCATCGAGAGTCGTTTGTACCTGATCCAGCTCGTAAAACTCTCGGCGTTCCTCCTGAGTGCAGCTTCGTCCGATAGGAGAGATGTTCAGCATTCCGTTACGGAACTCGATGAACGTTCCTCTGAAAACATTCACATGTGATTCATTATAACCTCGCTGTTAATGAGCCGTGAAAACATCAAACTCAGGAGCTCACTTAGATCACAGCTCATTAAAATGTAAGCCTAAAATACAGCAGCAGACACCCAGATGCGTCTTTAATAATCCAGATTATTAAATATTTTAGCTCCATCCAGTCTGAGGCGTGATACATCAGAGTAAATATAAGAACCAGAACCTTCCTCGGAGCTAGGATCATGACTCCGTACCTTTTCTTGGGCAGCTTGATTTTAGCCATGTAGTTGAGACAGAAGTTGATGAAGTCCTGCAGGAGCTCCTCCCCCATGTGGGCCTGGATGGACTGGAAACACAAAACAACCTCCTGAAGCCTCTAAGAGGGAGACGTGTCTCCTCCTGCATCAGTGGACAGGGTCCTTCAGTCTCACCTGGATGGAATGTAACTGTCCGTTTTTATAGGCGACCAGACCGTTCTCGGCGAACACGTAGTCCACAATCTGGATCACTGAGAAGGAAACGAGAAGAAACGTTGAGAGTCTAGAAGGTTTTCAGGCAGATCAGCAATCAAACATCTCACCATCGTCTCCCAGCTGCTCTTGGATCTTACTGAGATCTGACCCCCCGACCACTCCGACTCGGACCCGAGTCCTTAACTTCTCCAGTAAAGCTTTCATTTCAGGAGTCACAcactgtagacacacacacacacacacacacacacacacacacacacacaaacacacacgtacgcacgcacacacacacacacaccagtcaatTAGAGACGGTCAGACCGGAACTACATGTAGTTTGTTTCCAGGGGACGCATTATTCCCCGGATGGACTACAGCAAATACGTGGAGACGGAAGTTGGACAGACATAATATTTATCAGCTGTTTAACAgctggttgtttgtttgtttgtagacACGTTGTTTACCTGTCTCGCGGCCGTGAGTGTACCGTCAACATCAAACAGGCAGAGCGTGCTCGTGTCCGCGGTGTTTTCACTCATTTTGTCCTAAGTGAAAAACCGTCTATGTACCGTGACCGCGCAGTCTCGTGCTCAGTGTGTCCCCTTGCTCCTGGTCCGGATCGGCTCGGT
It contains:
- the pmm2 gene encoding phosphomannomutase 2, with the protein product MSENTADTSTLCLFDVDGTLTAARQCVTPEMKALLEKLRTRVRVGVVGGSDLSKIQEQLGDDVIQIVDYVFAENGLVAYKNGQLHSIQSIQAHMGEELLQDFINFCLNYMAKIKLPKKRGTFIEFRNGMLNISPIGRSCTQEERREFYELDQKEKIREKFVSVLKEEFKGKGLSFSIGGQISFDVFPDGWDKRYCLGIVEEDKYSNIHFFGDKTKPGGNDYEIFCDPRTIGHEVSCPEETQQLCEQLFFS